In the genome of Acidobacteriota bacterium, the window GCTTTACAAAATCCGGCGATATCGACAGATCGACCTCGGAATAAGCACGTTCATAGAACATTTCCTGCCACTGGCGAACCATGCCGAGGTAGCCGTTGTTCATGATCAGGACTTTGAGCGGCACTCTGTATTGGATCGCGGTGATTATCTCCTGATTGGTCATCTGAAAACCGCCGTCGCCGACGATCGCGACCACCTGCGTTCCCGGGACCGCGATCTGCGCTCCCATCGCCGCCGGCAAGCCAAATCCCATCGTTCCCAGCCCGCCGCTGTTGATCCACTGCCGATTTCGCTTGAACGGATAAAATTGCGCCGCCCACATTTGGTGTTGTCCGACGTCCGAAACGATCACCGCATCGCCGTTCGTCACCTCGTGCAAAGTCTCGATGACCTGCTGCGGCTTGATCTCAAACTCCGAATACTCACACGACAGCGGCACCGCCTTTTGCCATTCGCGGATCTCGCTCCACCAACCGCCGAGCCGTTCGCGGTGGTTCGTCGCACATTTTGAAACCAGAATTTCGGACATGATCTCAAGAGCGACACGAGCATCGGCGACGACAGGATATTGAGGCTTCCTGATCTTTCCGATATTCGAAGCCTCGATGTCTATATGAATCACTTCCGCATTCGGAGCAAATTCCGCCAGCTTTCCGGTTACGCGGTCGTCGAACCGCACGCCGATCGCCACCAGCAGATCGCTCTCAGCAACCGCCATATTGGCGGTGTACGTGCCGTGCATTCCAAGCATTCCCAGACACTGTGCATGAGCCGTTGGAAATCCGCCCAGCCCCATCAAAGTCGGCGTCACCGGCACACCCATAGCCTCAACGACCTTCGTCAAAGCCTCCGACGCACCGCTCGTCACCACACCGCCGCCGACATAAAACACCGGCTTTTTGGCCGTCAGTATTCGCTCCAAAGCAACGCCGAGCATCTCGCGGTCACATTCCGGCTCGACCGCCTGCACACTCAAAAATCTCGCGCGGTCGTCGCGGTATTCGCACAAAGCCGCCGTCACATCCTTCGGAATGTCGATCACGACGGGCCCGGGTTTTCCGGTGCTGGCGAGATAAAACGCCTCATTTACAGCGTTCTCCAGATCCTCGACATTGCGAACGAGATAGCTGTGCTTCACGATCGGCAAAGTAATGCCAAATGTGTCGACTTCCTGAAAGGCATCCGTCCCGATCACCGCCGTCGGCACTTGGCCGGTGATAACCACCAGCGGGATCGAATCCATATACGCGTCCGCGATCCCCGTCACCGCGTTCGTCGCTCCCGGCCCTGAGGTCACGAGTGCAACGCCGACCTTCCCAGTAGCCCGCGCGTAACCCTCAGCCGCATGCACCGCGCCCTGCTCATGGCGAACCAGATAGTGCGTGACCGCCTCGCGATATCGCCACATTTCGTCGTAGATATGCAAAACGGCTCCGCCGGGCAGGCCGAAAACGGTGTCGACGCCGTTATCGACGAGGGCACGCATCAATATCTCGGCCCCGCGAACCGGGTCGACCAATCGCGTCGGTACCTGAACTTCACCAGCAACGTTCTGAGCGGTTGAAACAGCTTCTAACATATCGAATAAAGTTTCCCTTAAAACCAAAAGGCCATCATCGGTTTGTGCGATGATGACCTCATTAACCCTTTTTACCGGACCAACTTGTCATCATTTCTCTACCGGAAAAATAATGTCGTAAATTACTACAAATACAGGAAAGCCAGGCGAAGATACACTAAGAACCGAGACATCAACCGTGCGGATGATCGCATTTGAAATATTGTGGTTCGAGTGGTTTTGCATTAGCAAATGTTTTGATGCTGAGAGAATTATAATCTCTAATTATCAGATGTCAACCCTTTTTATTGAATTGAGAGAGGTTAGAGTGTTTTTTTCTCGCGCATTTCAAATAGCACGCACAAAAGGCGAGAATCGGATCTGCCTACAGAAATTAAGCGTGGCCGATCCACGCATAACCCGCATAACCCGCATAACCCGCATAACGTAACAAAGTACGCAAAACATATCATTTTGTGCAATCTGTGCATAATGTATCAATCCGTGCAAAACGTGCTTCCATTTTGGGTGCGTTTTGGGTTAGCGTTGATCATTATGAAAACTTGCTCGACCTGCACCTGCCCAAAACCGCTCGCTCTTCGTTTGAACCCATATCAGCGCGATGAGAAACTCCCACTCGTCGAAAGAGTCCTCGGCCTGCTAGTCGAAAGCCGCTACTTGAACGGCCGGGCCGAACGCCTTGCCGAATTCAGCCAACCGCGAGACGTCGCGGAAATCTGTCTCGACCTGCATCCGAAGCCGTTTGGCTCCTGGCTTTTCGGTGCGTTTCGATCATTCGGTTCCGTGCTTTTCCGTGCGTTCCGTGGTCAGTTCTTCCCTTGGCAGAAGATAGGCCACGGAGCGGCGACAGCGACTGGAGCGGCAAGCATCCCTGCTTGCCAGCGGTTGAAAACCGCTTACGCGCTCAGCTTCACTCAACTCGCAAACTCCCGAGGCCCATAACAATCGCGGAAGCCGCAATTGTAGCAAGCAAGGATGCTCGCCGCTCCAGTCAGTTGCGTCCCGCCGCAACCTACACCAATAAGCCTTGATCTTTGAAAACCCAGGGACACATCCCTTTGCGGCCTTTGCTTCTTCGCGTCTTTGCGTTGAAAATCCTTTCTACTGAAATTTCATTTATGTAGCCCGGAATTTCAGGTAAATTCCAGGGACACATCGAAATGGCTTAGAATGCTTTTATGATCCAGACACTTTCCGGCCAGCTTGAAAAATTTCAGAACGCGGTCGGCGTTAAATTTCAGCTTTACAACAGCCTATTTCTCGCCCTGCCGTTTTACGGGATCGACAAAACGGGTATTCTGCTTTCGCTTTTCGGCAGCAATTGCGAAGAAGGGTTTGCGGCCGGAAAGAGCCCGACCGAGATCATCGACGGCTTTCTCGCGGAGCGACAAAACAGCGACGCTCTTGATCTGCTGTTCCGGTTTGTCCAGTACGCGGAG includes:
- the ilvB gene encoding biosynthetic-type acetolactate synthase large subunit; translation: MLEAVSTAQNVAGEVQVPTRLVDPVRGAEILMRALVDNGVDTVFGLPGGAVLHIYDEMWRYREAVTHYLVRHEQGAVHAAEGYARATGKVGVALVTSGPGATNAVTGIADAYMDSIPLVVITGQVPTAVIGTDAFQEVDTFGITLPIVKHSYLVRNVEDLENAVNEAFYLASTGKPGPVVIDIPKDVTAALCEYRDDRARFLSVQAVEPECDREMLGVALERILTAKKPVFYVGGGVVTSGASEALTKVVEAMGVPVTPTLMGLGGFPTAHAQCLGMLGMHGTYTANMAVAESDLLVAIGVRFDDRVTGKLAEFAPNAEVIHIDIEASNIGKIRKPQYPVVADARVALEIMSEILVSKCATNHRERLGGWWSEIREWQKAVPLSCEYSEFEIKPQQVIETLHEVTNGDAVIVSDVGQHQMWAAQFYPFKRNRQWINSGGLGTMGFGLPAAMGAQIAVPGTQVVAIVGDGGFQMTNQEIITAIQYRVPLKVLIMNNGYLGMVRQWQEMFYERAYSEVDLSISPDFVKLAEAYGAQGLRAKTPGELKDVLKQGLEFDGVTIWDIVVSKEENVFPIVPVGGASRNMILK